One genomic segment of Esox lucius isolate fEsoLuc1 chromosome 15, fEsoLuc1.pri, whole genome shotgun sequence includes these proteins:
- the supt7l gene encoding STAGA complex 65 subunit gamma, translated as MMRYWGEIPGPAGAPQSRSSFDLLQREFRSVEMQDPPLHQPSAQRPRPTTMLDIPSEPCSLTIHTVQLCQHTRRLRSLLAATHAQGHGPGSSEGGGAGGGSRMEEGEGLPPRPPTPPAAPDDLLPLDSKAPRQPFHLRHSDPESDFYKGKGEPVTELSWPSCRQLLYQSVATVLAHAGFESAQESVLETLTDLAHEHYLRLSRLLRTAVDREARLGSTPFPDVVEQVFHEVGIGSVLALQRFWQVRIKDYHSHMLQLSKELSEEYERLVNPEKALEDSKPPRIKEEPMSDIAFPTNEETELDSSSGDQALPMGVLGPPSERLAGGLEGDHSPHTSGGGVANSSPLWHLTQVKMEPQDGEEGQVSGHGVLGGDVFEEGGPMSTMSEPDTMAPSPGGVASDASYASHSPDSLMGTSPVFNQRPRKRMKKI; from the exons ATGATGCGTTACTGGGGCGAAATCCCGGGCCCGGCGGGTGCCCCACAGAGCCGCAGCTCCTTTGACCTTCTCCAGCGGGAGTTCCGCTCTGTGGAGATGCAGGACCCACCTTTGCACCAGCCGTCAGCCCAGCGGCCCAGACCCACCACCATGCTGGACATCCCCTCAGAGCCCTGCAGTCTCACCATCCACACGGTGCAGCTGTGCCAGCACACCCGGCGCCTCCGCAGCCTTCTGGCAGCCACCCATGCTCAGGGGCATGGCCCTGGCTCCTCAGAGGGCGGTGGTGCCGGAGGAGGCAGCCGAATGGAGGAAGGGGAGGGTTTGCCGCCACGGCCGCCCACTCCGCCGGCAGCCCCTGATGACCTGCTACCCCTGGACAGCAAGGCACCCCGGCAGCCCTTTCACCTCCGCCACAGCGACCCTGAGAGCGACTTCTACAA GGGCAAAGGCGAGCCGGTCACTGAGCTGAGCTGGCCCTCCTGCCGACAGCTCCTCTACCAGTCGGTGGCCACGGTCCTGGCCCACGCTGGCTTCGAGTCGGCCCAGGAGAGTGTGCTGGAGACCCTAACTGATCTGGCCCATGAGCACTACCTGCGCCTTAGCAGGCTTCTGCGCACAGCTGTGGACCGGGAGGCCCGTCTGGGCTCCACCCCCTTCCCGGATGTTGTGGAGCAGGTGTTCCACGAGGTGGGCATCGGAAGCGTGCTGGCCCTGCAGCGCTTCTGGCAGGTGCGGATCAAAGATTACCACAGCCATATGCTCCAG CTCAGCAAAGAGCTGTCGGAGGAGTATGAGCGTCTGGTGAACCCTGAGAAGGCCCTGGAGGACTCCAAGCCCCCACGTATCAAGGAAGAACCCATGAGTGACATCGCCTTCCCTACTAACGAGGAGACCGAGTTGGACTCGTCCTCAGGGGATCAGGCACTACCCATGGGGGTGCTGGGGCCCCCTAGTGAGAGGCTGGCCGGGGGCCTAGAAGGGGACCATTCACCACACACCTCAG GTGGTGGAGTGGCCAACAGCTCGCCCTTGTGGCACCTGACACAGGTGAAGATGGAACCTCAAGACGGTGAGGAGGGCCAGGTGTCAGGCCACGGGGTCCTGGGAGGAGATGTGTTCGAAGAGGGAGGCCCCATGTCTACAATGAGTGAGCCAGACACAATGGCACCCTCGCCCGGAGGGGTGGCGTCGGACGCCAGCTACGCCTCACACTCACCCGACTCACTCATGGGCACGTCGCCTGTGTTTAACCAGAGGCCCAGGAAGCGcatgaagaaaatataa